A genomic stretch from Methylorubrum extorquens includes:
- the rplL gene encoding 50S ribosomal protein L7/L12 (Evidence 2a : Function from experimental evidences in other organisms; PubMedId : 377281, 773698, 8125331; Product type s : structure) — protein MADLAKIVEDLSSLTVLEAAELAKLLEEKWGVSAAAAVAVAAGPAAGAGAAAVEEQTEFTVVLASAGDKKIEVIKEVRAITGLGLKEAKDLVEGAPKPVKEGATKDEAEKLKAQLEKAGAKVELK, from the coding sequence ATGGCTGATCTCGCCAAGATCGTCGAGGACCTCTCCTCGCTGACCGTTCTCGAGGCCGCCGAGCTCGCCAAGCTCCTCGAAGAGAAGTGGGGCGTCTCGGCTGCCGCCGCCGTCGCCGTCGCCGCTGGCCCGGCCGCCGGTGCTGGCGCCGCTGCCGTCGAAGAGCAGACCGAGTTCACGGTCGTGCTCGCTTCGGCCGGCGACAAGAAGATCGAGGTCATCAAGGAGGTCCGCGCGATCACCGGCCTCGGCCTCAAGGAAGCCAAGGACCTCGTCGAGGGCGCGCCCAAGCCCGTCAAGGAAGGCGCGACCAAGGACGAGGCCGAGAAGCTCAAGGCCCAGCTCGAGAAGGCCGGCGCCAAGGTCGAGCTTAAGTAA
- the rplJ gene encoding 50S ribosomal protein L10 (Evidence 2a : Function from experimental evidences in other organisms; PubMedId : 2448482, 377281, 773698; Product type s : structure): MDRTAKADLVSTLNGVFNANAVVVVAHYKGLTVADMQKLRSQMKQAGATVKVAKNRLASIALDGTDVASIKPLLKGPTLLAYSSDPVAAAKVAVDFAKTNDKLVILGGAMGTTALNPDGVKALASLPSLDELRAKLVGLIQAPATKVAQVVNAPAAKLARVFGAYAKKDEAA; the protein is encoded by the coding sequence GTGGACCGGACAGCTAAAGCTGATCTCGTCTCGACGCTCAACGGCGTGTTCAATGCGAACGCCGTGGTCGTCGTGGCCCACTACAAAGGCCTCACGGTCGCCGACATGCAGAAGCTGCGCTCGCAGATGAAGCAGGCCGGCGCCACCGTGAAGGTCGCCAAGAACCGGCTCGCCAGCATCGCTCTCGATGGCACGGACGTCGCCTCCATCAAGCCCCTCCTGAAGGGCCCGACCCTGCTCGCTTACTCCAGCGATCCGGTCGCGGCCGCAAAGGTTGCGGTGGACTTCGCCAAGACGAACGACAAGCTCGTGATTCTCGGCGGTGCCATGGGAACGACTGCCCTGAACCCGGACGGCGTGAAGGCGCTCGCCTCGCTCCCGTCCCTCGACGAACTGCGCGCCAAGCTCGTGGGCCTCATCCAGGCTCCCGCGACCAAGGTCGCCCAGGTCGTCAACGCGCCGGCGGCCAAGCTCGCCCGCGTGTTCGGGGCCTATGCCAAGAAGGACGAGGCGGCCTGA
- a CDS encoding protein of unknown function (Evidence 5 : Unknown function): METDRLADPFQWLKSWSAVYSGVQAACQVPQCDFSVAGKEADEGTSERERAWAPAGGTPSP; the protein is encoded by the coding sequence ATGGAAACCGACCGATTGGCCGATCCCTTTCAATGGTTGAAATCGTGGAGCGCGGTCTATAGCGGCGTGCAAGCCGCCTGCCAAGTCCCGCAATGCGACTTTTCCGTCGCAGGCAAGGAAGCAGACGAGGGCACGAGCGAACGCGAGCGGGCATGGGCCCCGGCCGGAGGCACGCCCTCGCCTTAA
- a CDS encoding conserved protein of unknown function (Evidence 4 : Unknown function but conserved in other organisms), whose protein sequence is MASKVLLALVVFVFLVDGHLPGMRELRNPDSEGGKGAGRAALLSKRSEA, encoded by the coding sequence ATGGCCTCGAAGGTGTTGTTGGCGCTGGTGGTGTTCGTGTTCCTCGTGGACGGCCACCTGCCGGGGATGCGCGAGTTGCGTAACCCGGACAGCGAGGGCGGGAAGGGCGCAGGCCGCGCCGCGCTGCTGTCGAAGCGATCCGAGGCCTGA
- a CDS encoding conserved exported protein of unknown function (Evidence 4 : Unknown function but conserved in other organisms) yields MKRRLLTALLLSSALVLPCAQAQAQTVAELQRQINELKALIKAQSEAQGRGGRGPLRQANARNTDAGTFPAAGRPKESAIGQPAAPGPVPHRFAIDEPETWYDALVPPAPQLLADDPRHAGRPKTWFERLSLRGYTQLRGNEFLSGDDTAPSGVSRLRSVHDSGITDRNNFTFRRVRLVLQGDIHERVFLYIQPDFAVGVGDRQHFTQLRDAYADVFLDDERRTKLRFGQQKVPYGWENLQSSQNRLTLDRSDAINSGVPGERDIGITFYYTPAHVQRIWDRLAKGGQKLFGNYGALGVGIYNGQTINRVEGNNDLMTVMMATWPFELDGLGEAFKGQVVEVGGSAYRNRFRPEATFGSSTTLGNTFDDERVGVHAMLYPQPFGLQGEWNWGRGPEFDPVARAILTKPLQGGYVQAMYKVDHSPVGPFMPYIRWQTYDGGWKVGTNAPRLDTDEVELGVEFQPIKSVELTLAYANMKRREASSSRFGRAEGDLFRGQLQINY; encoded by the coding sequence ATGAAACGACGTCTTCTGACCGCGCTGCTCTTATCGAGCGCTCTGGTGCTGCCATGCGCTCAGGCGCAGGCTCAGACGGTCGCTGAGCTTCAGCGGCAGATCAACGAACTCAAGGCGCTGATCAAGGCGCAGTCGGAGGCGCAGGGCAGAGGTGGGCGGGGGCCGCTACGGCAGGCGAACGCCCGCAACACCGATGCCGGCACCTTCCCGGCAGCCGGGCGCCCGAAGGAATCCGCGATCGGGCAGCCGGCCGCGCCCGGCCCGGTCCCGCACCGCTTCGCCATCGACGAGCCGGAGACGTGGTACGACGCGCTGGTGCCGCCCGCGCCGCAGCTGCTGGCCGACGACCCCCGTCACGCCGGCCGGCCGAAGACGTGGTTCGAGCGCCTCTCGCTGCGCGGCTACACCCAGCTGCGCGGCAACGAGTTCCTGTCCGGTGACGACACCGCCCCCTCCGGCGTCTCGCGCCTGCGCTCGGTCCACGACAGCGGCATCACCGACCGCAACAACTTCACCTTCCGCCGGGTGCGCTTGGTCCTGCAGGGCGACATCCACGAGCGGGTGTTCCTCTACATCCAGCCCGACTTCGCGGTCGGCGTGGGCGACCGCCAGCACTTCACGCAGCTGCGCGACGCCTATGCCGACGTGTTCCTCGACGACGAGCGCCGCACCAAACTGCGCTTCGGCCAGCAGAAGGTGCCCTACGGCTGGGAAAACCTGCAATCCTCGCAGAACCGCCTGACACTCGACCGTTCCGACGCGATCAACAGCGGCGTGCCCGGCGAGCGCGATATCGGTATCACGTTCTACTACACCCCTGCGCACGTGCAGCGCATCTGGGATCGTCTGGCCAAGGGCGGCCAGAAGCTGTTCGGCAATTACGGTGCCCTGGGCGTCGGTATCTACAACGGCCAGACCATCAACCGGGTCGAGGGCAACAACGACCTGATGACGGTCATGATGGCGACCTGGCCGTTCGAACTCGACGGTCTCGGCGAGGCGTTCAAGGGGCAGGTAGTGGAAGTCGGCGGCTCGGCCTACCGCAACCGCTTCCGGCCCGAAGCGACCTTCGGTTCCTCCACCACCCTGGGCAACACCTTCGACGACGAGCGCGTCGGCGTGCACGCGATGCTGTACCCGCAGCCCTTCGGCCTTCAGGGTGAGTGGAACTGGGGACGCGGCCCCGAATTCGATCCCGTGGCCCGGGCGATCCTGACCAAGCCGCTCCAGGGCGGCTACGTCCAGGCGATGTACAAGGTCGATCATTCGCCGGTCGGCCCGTTCATGCCCTACATCCGCTGGCAGACCTATGACGGCGGCTGGAAGGTCGGGACGAACGCGCCGCGCCTCGACACCGACGAAGTGGAGCTCGGCGTCGAGTTCCAGCCGATCAAGTCGGTGGAGCTGACGCTCGCCTACGCCAACATGAAGCGCCGCGAGGCCAGCAGCAGCCGCTTCGGCCGGGCCGAGGGCGACCTGTTCCGCGGACAGCTCCAGATCAACTACTGA
- a CDS encoding protein of unknown function (Evidence 5 : Unknown function): protein MPALRERRGRAQNPRAGLRRGAVPPAGALARCAHRMAAFPVFPEILTVPFAQHAVRARGQAGGPDTREGSQPPCADPATLHRTGS, encoded by the coding sequence TTGCCGGCCCTCAGGGAACGGCGTGGAAGGGCGCAGAATCCTCGCGCCGGCCTCCGGCGCGGCGCCGTCCCCCCGGCCGGAGCCCTCGCCCGATGCGCTCACCGCATGGCGGCGTTTCCAGTGTTCCCCGAGATCCTCACTGTGCCCTTCGCGCAACACGCCGTGCGGGCACGCGGACAGGCCGGCGGCCCCGATACGCGGGAGGGTTCGCAGCCTCCCTGCGCGGACCCGGCGACGTTGCATCGCACGGGGTCTTGA